The Pirellulales bacterium DNA segment GGACGAGCGCGATTTTGGATTTTGGATTCCGAGCCAATCCAAAATCCAAAATCGAAAATCGCGGCGATGGTGGGCCGGCGCTCGCAAGCTCGCTGGTCCCACCCTACGCTCTTTGGCGGTCGCAGCGGTTGCGCCGGATCTAACGGCGCAGCACCTGAAGCTGGTCGACGCCGATCACCTGATTCAGGTTGCCGGAGCGAAAGCCCTCCAGGTCGAGCGTCACGTATTTGAATCCGAGGCGACGGAGATGGGCCACCAATGACTCGCGCAGCTCCGGCTCGGCGAGCCGAGGCAGCTCGTCCAGCGGCACTTCGATACGGGCCATGTCGTCGCCGTGATACCGCACCCGCAATTCGCGAAAGCCCGCCTCGCGCAAGAACTGCTCGGCCCGATCGATCATGGCCACGCGCTCGGGCGTGACGTTTTGTCCGTAAGCAATGCGACTGCTGAGACAGGGGCTGGCGGGCTTGTCCCACACGGGCAGGCCCCAATGCGCCGCCAATTGCCGCACTTCGGCTTTGCTCAACTCGCATTCGACGAGCGGGCTATGCACCCCGTGCTGCCGGGCCGCGATCATGCCCGGCCGATAGTCGCCGCGGTCGTCGAGGTTCGCCCCGTTGACCACAACTTGCACGCCCAATTCTTCGGTCAGGCCTTCCAGTTGGGTGTAAAGCTCGGTCTTGCAGTGAAAGCAACGGTCGGGCGCGTTGCGGAGATAGTCGACATTGTCGAACTCCTCGGTTTCGATCACCTGATGCCGGATGCCGATCTGGTGGGCAAGCTCGCGGGCAGCATCCAGCTCGCCTTCGGCCAAACTGGCGCTCTTGGCCGTCACGGCAACGGCGCGATCGCCCAAAGCGAGTTGGGCGGCCTTTGCCACGACCGCGCTATCGACGCCGCCCGAAAACGCCACCGCGCAACTGCCGCACCTGCCGAGCAACTCGACCAGGCGATCTCGCTTGACGGCCAACTCGGCCGGTAGCTCGCCTGGTGAGGTTTCCGCCCGCCCAAGCTGCGTCATGACTTCGCCTCACGATCGCTCGTCTGTAGCCACGGACCACGGACCACGGACCACCCGCAACGGACCAATAAAAAAATCCTCCACCGAAATGCCGTGGCGACGCGGTTTTCGAGAGCCCGCAGAGTTAAAGTGGGTGCCTAGTATCCCGTGTTGTGTGATCCGGCCGCTTGATCCGGGACCCGAGGGTTCCGGGCGTCGGCTATACACGCTTACGGGACGTTGCTTTGGCACCCAGCGGACTTTCTTATCGGCTCCCCAAAATAGGACGTCGACAGCACGAACATGGCAGAGGATTGCTGTTATCTTACGCGGTTGTCGCTGCCGGGGCAAGCACGGGTTCAGGGTTCAGGATTCAGGGTTCAGGATTCAGATGAGGGATGAGGGAGGGCGCGACGAAGCGGCTTTCGCCAAGCGCGGCCCCACACTTCCTGAACCCTGAACCCTGAACCCTGAACCCTCTACTCGTTGCTGGTATCGCGCAGCAACGGCTCCATGGCCTTGGTATTGCGTTCCACGGCCAGCACGATCGTGCGTTGCTCGAAGCCATCGTGACTGGCGGCCACGGCGGGAATCACCTGGCGGCAGTTCGGCAGGCTGAAACGCATGGTGAATGTGCCGTCGGGCCGCAGCTTCACGGGCTCGCCTTGCAACGTCACGTGGGCGTTGGGCTCGGTCGAACCGAACACGAGCAGCTCGGCATCAAGCTCGAAGTGAAAGCCCCGCTTGCGGAGCAACATGTCGGCGATGCCCGCTCCGTACTGCGTCACCATGGGCGAGCCCATGGGTCGCCGCAGACGTTCCTCGAACAGTTGCTGCAGCTCGCCGGCGGTGTGCGGTTCGTAGCCGCCGCTCATGGCGAAAATCTTGTCGAAATTCTCCGCCACTTCCGACCAGTTCTCGTCGATCGCGTCGCTGGCGCCGGCCTTGGGGGTGGTCACCGTGTTGCTCCGCGCCAATACAAAGAACTTGCCGCCGGGCGCGAGATATCCGACATCGACGCGATAGCTTTGCGGCGGGTTTTTGACGTCGATGTACCAATCGTTGACGCCGCCGTGGACTTCGATGTCGCGCACCGGTCGCTCGGCCGAGCTGGTGGTCGTGCCGACGGTCACTTCATAGAGCCGCAGCACCGGCCGGGCGGCGTGCCATTCCTGGCCCAGGGCCGCTTGAGCGCGAGTCACGCTGTGGCGGCAGACCTGCCAGCAGGCGTGCAGCCAAAACGGCCCGCGCACCATGACCACCAGCCGGTCTTTGACGGCGCCGTTGCCGTTCGCCTCGTCCGACAGGTCTTTGTCGTTCATCAGCTTGGCCTTGGCTTCGGCCAGCTTGCGCGCGATCTGCGGGTTGCGCGGCTTGGGCCGCGCCGCGTGGGAGCGGCCGTTGGACTTCGCCACCGCGATGGCCACGGGCGAGCGACGCACGGCCGGCTTGGAATGTCCGTTCTTGGCTTGTGCGGCTCCGTTGCGGGCCGCTCGGGCGGCTAATCGCACCAGGGCCTTCACAAGCTGCTCTTTGCGCATCGTGTGCCAGCCGTGAATGCCCCGCCGTTTGGCCATTTGGGCCAGATCCTTGACGCTCTTGTTGCTCAGTGTCTCTGCCGTCATCGCTTACCGAATCTCCCCGAGTTGAAGCTATTGCTGCTGCACGTTCATTACCCTCGATCCGGCTGTCCCTGGCCGCGTTGGGCAGCCCGAACAGGCGGTCCGCCGTCCGGGAGCTGCGGCGCGCACGTCCGACGCGCCGGCGAATTGCCAACCACGGCCCCGACGATTTCCGGAGAAGAGCCGCAATTCCAGCCATTTTGAGTGTAACCAGCATCGTAGCCAACCGCAAGTGGCGGCCCGCTCCCGTAAGGCGGGACAAGCGAGCTTGCGAGCGCCGGCCACCACCGGCCCGACGTCATTTACGGTGGGCCGGCGCTCGCACGCGCGCTGGTTCCACCTTACACAAGTCCTTGCGACCAGACTGTTTGTGAAATGACTCGCTACTTCGTGAAAAAAAGCACGAATTCACACTCGCGCCCCGTTGACACCCCAAATTGCCTCAATTAGATTACCAACCTTACATGAATCAAGGCGGATTTGCCGCGAACGTTCTTCGCTCTGGTGGTTCGCCGGTGAAATCTTCCTCCAACGAGCCGTCACCCGTCGCCGAGGCGATGACCTGGGTATCGCGCGTGCTGGCGGTCGTGGCGATGATGGTGCTGCCGGGTTTGGCGGGCCAGTGGCTCGACAAGCGTTGGGGAACCGGCTTTCTGGGCTTGATCGGGTTCGCAGTGGGACTGGTGTCGGGCATGGGTTATTTATTGGCGATGACGAAGCTTCCGCCGCGTGGGCGGTCGGGCGACGGTTCGTCGGATGACGGTTTGTCGGATGACGGTGTACGCGGTGCGAAAAAGGACTGACGCCATGCGCAACCAACTCAATTATCGAAGCGGTCTTGGCCTGCCGGCGGCATGCATCGTGTTGGCCCTGTGCGTGGGAGCGGCCGGTGGTCTGGCCAGTTTCGTGGCGCACGGCCGGCATGGCGCCGTCTCGGCAGTGGCCGTCGGAGTGGCTGCCCTGACGTGCTGGTTGTCGGCGACGGCGGCCCTGTTGTTGGCGGGCCGGTTGGCGGCGACGCGGTGGTGCATTCAAGGAATTATGGCGGCCGGCTTCGTACGGTTTTCACTGCCTCTGATGGTTGTGGCCGCGTCGGCTCTGGTGCAAGGGCCGCTATCGCGTGCCGGGTTGTTCGGATACATGGTTGTTTTTTTCTTGCTGACGATGGGCGTTGAGACGTTGCTCTTAGTCGGCGTCATCCGCGCGTCGAGCGTTCAGAGCCGTGCGGCCTGGAGGGGGTTGTAGGGCATGGCCGAGCCTATTTTGCACATTAAGGACGGTTACTTCTTCGAAGTGCCGAAAGTCCTTTGGCGATATCACTTTGAGAGCATCGACGACGTGAAGGAGCAGTACCCGTTTCTCGTCAAGGCGCACCCCGCTGCGACGGTTGCTGACTTCAACCGAGGGCTGTCCGGCAAAATCATCATCCCACAGCCCTTTGCCACGCTTGAGAATCTGCACGACAAGGCGTCAGGCTTCGCGATCTCCAAGTTCATGATCTTGGAAGTCGTGATCGGACTCGTTCTCGTGTTCGTTTTTTCCTGGCTGGCCCAGCGGATTGCGACCGGTGGGCCGCCGCGCGGAAAGCTATGGAACCTGTTCGAGTCGGCGTTGCTGTTCGTTCGCGATGAAGTGGCGCTGCCCGCCATGGGCAAGCACGACGCGGAACGGTTCACGCCCCTGCTGTGGACCATGTTTTTCTTCGTTCTGTTTTGCAACTTGTTTGGCCTCTTGCCGTGGCTGGGCGCGCCGACCGGTGCGTTTGCCGTCACGTTCGGCCTGGCGTGCGTCACCTTTGCCACCACACTGGTTTCGGGAATCAAGCAATTCGGCTTTGTCGGTTTCTGGCTCAATCTTGTGCCGCACATGGAGCTTCCCTGGTGGCTTGTACCGCTGAAGATGCCTATCTTCGCGATCGAACTCCTAAGTCTGGTGATCAAGCACATCATCCTTAGCGTTCGTCTTTTGGCCAACATGGTGGCCGGGCATTTGGTGCTGCTGGGAATCTTGGGGCTGATTGCGGTAGCCGCTGACCGTCCGAGCACGGCCCACTGGCTGATGGTCGCGGGCATTAGCGTGACGAGCTCGACTTTGTTCAGCTTCCTGGAGCTTTTTGTTGCATTTTTACAGGCCTATGTGTTTACCTTTTTGTCCGCTCTATTCATCGGCGCGGCGGTCCACCATCACTAGCCAACGCTAGAGCGGTGAGCCGGCCGCCGACCCACTTTGACGCGAAGGAGATTGAAACCGTGGTAAGATTTGTTCGTGTTCCGGCACTCGTCATGATGCTGATGACGCTGGGATTGGCGGCGCCCGCGTTGGCGCAAGAAGAGAACCAAGGCGCTGGCGCGGCGGCCGCGGGGGTTGCCGCCGGTCGGGCACTCATCAATTTGAGCGGCGCCATCGGTTGCGGCCTGGTCGTGATCGGGGCCGGATATGGCATTGGCCGGCTGGCTGGATCGGCTCTGGAGAGCATGGCACGCCAGCCCGAGGTGGCCGGCAATATCCAGGTGGCGATGATCATCGCCGCGGCGTTGATCGAAGGTTTCACCTTTTACGCGCTGTTTATTTGTTCGCAAGAGAACCCGTTTAAGTGATCGCGACGACAGTTATCGCCCAGCGACTCGCAGGTGGAATTGCCATGATCGTATGCCGTCTTTTCTTGGTGGCCGCCGCCCTAGGTTGGTTAAGCGCCGTGCCCGCACTGAGCACGGCCAACGCAGCACAGCACGGTGAAGCGGCCCACGGGGGCGGCGAGGCCCGACACGGGGCCCACTTTGGCCAGGAGGACGTCGATCTCGATCCCTCGGAGCTCAAAGGCGATCTGGCGATCTTTACCTTCATCGTGTTTCTGTTGCTGGTCGGCATTCTGTGGAAATTCGCCTGGGGGCCGATCTCGCAGGGGCTGGAAAAACGCGAGCAGCATATCGCCGAGCAGATCGCGGCGGCGGAACGGGCCAACGCTGAAGCCAAGCAGTTGCTGACCGACTACGAGCACAAGCTGGCCAGCGCGCAAGACGAGGTGCGGGCCATCATCGAGGAAGCGCGTCGCGATGCCACCCACACGCAGCAGGGAATCCTGGCGCAGGCGCGGGCCGATGCCGCCGCCGAAATGGACCGCGCCAAACGCGAAATCGAAACGGCCAAGGATCAGGCCCTGCGCGAGCTGGCCGAGACCAGCGCCAACCTGGCCGTCGAGTTGGCCGGCAAGGTCATTCGCACCCAGCTCGACGCCCATCAACACGCCCAGTTGGTGACCGAAGCGCTGTCGCGATTCCCTGCTGCCAGCCCGAGTCGGAATTGAGTAGCGAATTCAACGAGTGAGCAAGCGTCAGCGGGACGGCCTAGGAAGGCCATCCTCCTGAACCCTGAACCCCGAACCCTGAACCCTTTCATGGCTGAAGACCCCTACCTCGCTTCCTCGCTGGTCGACCACGACATCGACGTGGGCGCTTACCACATCGGCATGGTCTACGGCAAGGCGCTCTTGGCCGCCACGGAAAAGGCCGGCAACACCGAAGAGGTGCTCGCCGAACTCGACCAGCTCATCGAGCTGCTGGCCAGGCAGCCGAAGATCGACAACGTGATGGCTTCGGGCATGATCGCCAGCGACCAAAAGGTGGCCATGGTCGAACGCGTGTTCGCCGGACGGGTGACGCCGACTTTCCTCAATTTCCTCAAAGTGGTCGTCGACCACGGCCGCGGCGGTTTTTTGAGGGCCATGCGCCGGGCGGTGCGCGACCTGCGCGACCAGCAACAGGGCCGCGTGCGCGTGCAGGTCACCACGGCCACGCCGCTCGACGGCGAGCTGACCGAGCGAATCCACAATCAACTCAAGAGCATGCTGGGCGGCGAGCCCGTGCTGACGAAAAAGGTCGATCCCGACCTGATCGGCGGCCTGGTCTTCCGCGTCGGCGACACCGTTTACGACGGCTCGGTGGTCACACGCCTGACCCGGGTCCGCAGTCAAATGATCGACAGGAGCATTCATGAAATTCAACGCCGACGAGATCGCGTCAGTCCTCCAGCAGGAAATTGAGCAGTACGAGTCGCAGATCGACGTCCGCGACGTCGGACGCGTGCTGGAAGTGGGCGACGGCATCGCGCGCGTCTACGGCCTGTCGGGCGTGATGTCGGGCGAAATGGTCGAGTTTCCCAGCGGCGTCAACGGGCTGGCCTTCAACCTCGAAGAACACTCCGTCGGCGTCATCATTCTGGGCGACTTCCTCTCGATCCACGAGGGCGACGAAGTCAAGAGCACCGGCCGGCTGTTGAGCGTGCCCGTGGGCGACGCGGTGATCGGCCGCGTCGTCGATCCGCTGGGCAACCCGCTCGACGGCAAAGGAGCGATCGTCACGTCCGAGCGCCGCCCGGTCGAGTTCATGGCGCCCGGCATCGCCGGTCGGCAGCCGGTGCGCGAGCCGTTGCAGACCGGCATCAAGGCCATCGACGCCATGACGCCCATCGGCCGCGGGCAGCGCGAGCTGATCATCGGCGACCGCAAGACGGGCAAGACCGCCATCGGCATCGACGCCATCATCAACCAGCGGCACTCCGGCGTGAAGTGCTTTTACGTGGCCATCGGCCAGAAAGAGTCGACCGTGGCCGGCGTGGTGGAAGCCTTGCGAAAGCACGACGCCATGGACTACACGACCGTCGTCATGGCCGGCGCCAGCGACCCCGCCCCCTTGCAATACGTGGCCGCTTACGCCGGCACGGCGATGGCCGAATTCTTCATGTACAACGGCCAGCATGCGCTGATTATTTACGACGACCTTTCGAAACAGGCCGTGGCCTATCGGCAGCTTTCGTTGCTGATGCGGCGGCCGCCGGGACGCGAGGCCTATCCCGGCGACGTGTTCTATTGCCACAGCCGCTTGCTGGAGCGCTCGGCCAAGCTCAGCGACGCCCTGGGCGGCGGCTCGCTCACCTCGCTGCCGATCATCGAAACCCTGGAAGGCGAAGTATCGGCCTACATTCCAACGAACGTGATCTCGATCACCGACGGACAGATTTACTTGCAGCCCGACCTGTTCTTCGCCGGTCAGCGGCCGGCCATGAACGCCGGCATTTCGGTTTCTCGCGTCGGCGGCGCGGCCCAGATTCCGGCCATGAAAAAGGTGGCGGGCGGCCTGCGTCTCGACCTGGCGTCTTTCCGCGAATTGGAGGCCTTCGCCCAGCTCGGCACCGATCTCGACGCGGCCACGCAGGCCCGGCTCGACCGCGGCTATCGCATGATCGAGTTGTTGAAGCAGGGGCAATATCAACCGATGGACGTGATCGACGAGGTGTTGAGCATCTACGCCGGCACTCGCGGGCATTTGGACAAGATTCCCCGCGAGCAGGTTGCCGAGTGGGAGCGGGGCTTCCTCTTATATATCCACGATCAGAGGTCCGAAATCCGCAAGAAGATCGCCGACACAAAAAAGCTCGACGACGATACCGCGGCGGCCTTGGAAGCGGCCATCGCCGAATTTCAAAGGCAGTTTTCCGGCAAGAAACAGGAGGTGGCAGCGAAAGTGTAATAAGCCAACACCGATTAGGGCGGCCATGACGGGATCAGGTGTCTGGCGACAATTCCAGCACCACGTAAAGGCGAGATTACCGAAATGGACGAGCAGACAAATCCGTATGGTGCGCCCCAGGCCGCCGTCGAGCCAACAGCTACTTCGGCGTTACCCGACAAAGATGTGAGGATGTGGGCGATGTTGTGCCATCTGTCGGCGTTGTCGCTGTACTTTACCGGACTGGGGTTCATTCTTGGGCCGCTGATTGTTTGGCTGGTCAAGAAAGACGATCATCCATTGATCGACGACCAGGGGAAAGAGTCACTCAACTTCGAGATCTCAATGCTGATTTACTACGTCATTGCGGGTCTTTCGATTTTCTGTTTCATCGGGATAGCATTGTTACCCTTACTGCACATCCTGCATATTGTTTTCATCATCGTGGCGTCGGTGAGGGCGAACAACGGAGACGCGTACCGATACCCATTGACGATCCGACTCATTAAGTAACGCCCCACTCAGCGACAGCATGGCCAAAGCCCGAGCACTCGATAAACGCCGCAAGTCGATCAAGAACATCCGCAAGATCACGCGGACGATGGAACTGATCGCGACCGCGCGCTTCAAGAAGGCGATGGACCGCGCCGCCGCGGCCACCGCCTATACGAAACGCATCACGGCGTTGGTCGCCGACCTGGCCCGCACCGGGCTAGAAGTCAGCCACCCCTTGCTCGAAGCCCGCGAGGAAACGAAGCACGCCGTGCTGCTCGTGCTCACGGGCAACCGCGGCCTGTGCGGCGGCTACAACTCCAACGTGCAGCGCGTCGGCATGCTGCGCTACCATGAGTTGAAAGCGGCCGTCCCTCGCGTCACGCTCGAAGTATCGGGCAAGCGCGGCATCTCGGCGTTTCGTTTTCGCGAGGTCACGCCCGACCGCACTTACACGCACTTCGAAGACAAGCCCAGCTTCGACGAAGTCGACGTTTTGGCGAACCGTTATCTGGAGGAATACGCGACCGGTCAATTTGATCGGCTCGTCGTGGCCTACACGCGCTTCGACGGCATTGCCCGGCAGGTGGCCACCGTCGAAACGCTGTTGCCGCTCGGCTCGTTGACGGGCGCCGAGGATCAACGCGACGAACAGCGCAGCCACGTGCAATACGAGTTTCTGCCCTCCGCGGAAAGCATTTTGGAAGAAGTGGTGCCCACGAGCTTCAAGGTGAAGCTTTTCAAGTGCTTCCTCGATGCGGCGGTGAGCGAGCAGGTGGCCCGCATGGTGGCCATGAAGGCCGCTACCGAGAACGCCGACAAGCTGATCAAACAACTATCGATGACCTACAACCGTGCCCGGCAAAGCCAGATTACTGGCGAGATCATGGAAGTGCTCGGCGGGGTTGAAGCGTTGAAATAGTGGTTAGTGATTAGTGGTTAGTGATTAGCCCAAGCCCCAAGACCTCCTGAACCCTGAACCCTGAACCCTGAACCTTGAACCCTTTTAATGTCTAGCGCAACGCTCCACAGTCCAAAGCATGAAACCAACGGCCACAACGTGGGCCGCGTAACGCAAATCATCGGCTCGACGTTCGACGTGGAGTTCCCCGTCGATCGGCTGCCGTCCATCTACAACGCCGTCAAGATTTCGTCGGAGCACAAGGGCATCAAAGTCGCGTTGACCGGCGAAGTGCAGCAGCACTTGGGCGGCGGCCGAGTGCGGTGCGTCGCCTTGGGCAGCACCGACGGCATGATCCGCGGCCAGGAGTGCCTCGATACCGGCAAGCCCGTTACCGTGCCCGTCGGAAAGGCCACGCTGGGCCGCGTGTTTAACCTGCTGGGCGATCCGATCGACGGCCGCGGCGAAGTGCAGGCCGACGAACGCTGGAGCATTCACCGCGACGCGCCGCCCGTGACCGACCTTTCGACCAAGACCGAGCTGTTCGAGACGGGCATCAAGGTCATCGACCTGTTGACGCCGTTCGTCCGCGGCGGCAAGGCGGGCCTGTTCGGCGGTGCCGGGCTGGGCAAGACCGTGATCCTCACCGAGTTGATTGCCCGTATCGCCAGCGCGCACGGCGGCTACTCGGTATTCGCCGGCGTGGGCGAGCGGACCCGCGAAGGGACCGACCTGTGGCTGGAAATGCAGGAAGCCAAGATCGGCGATACGGGCCGCAGCGTCATCGAGCAGACGTGCATGGTGTTCGGCCAGATGAACGAGCCGCCCGGCGCCCGGTTGCGCGTGGCCTTGTCGGCGCTGACGATGGCCGAATACTTCCGCGACACAACGGGGGCCGATACGCTGCTGTTCGTCGACAACATCTTCCGTTTCTCGCAGGCCGGCAGCGAAGTCTCCGCCTTGTTGGGCCGCATGCCGTCGGCCGTCGGTTATCAGCCCACCTTGGCCACCGAAATGGGCGCCTTGCAGGAACGCATTGCCTCGACGAACAAAGGGGCGATCACGTCGGTGCAAGCCGTGTACGTGCCGGCCGACGATCCGACCGACCCGGCCCCGGCCACGGCCTTCGGCAACCTCGACGCCTTTCTCTACTTGGAGCGTTCGATCAGCGAGAAGGGCATTTACCCGGCGGTCGATCCGCTGGCGTCGTCGAGCCGCATTCTGGATCCGCAGTACGTGGGCGAGCGGCACTACGCCGTGGCCCGCCGCGTGCAGCGCACCTTGCA contains these protein-coding regions:
- the atpE gene encoding ATP synthase F0 subunit C encodes the protein MVRFVRVPALVMMLMTLGLAAPALAQEENQGAGAAAAGVAAGRALINLSGAIGCGLVVIGAGYGIGRLAGSALESMARQPEVAGNIQVAMIIAAALIEGFTFYALFICSQENPFK
- a CDS encoding AtpZ/AtpI family protein, with translation MKSSSNEPSPVAEAMTWVSRVLAVVAMMVLPGLAGQWLDKRWGTGFLGLIGFAVGLVSGMGYLLAMTKLPPRGRSGDGSSDDGLSDDGVRGAKKD
- the atpD gene encoding F0F1 ATP synthase subunit beta — translated: MSSATLHSPKHETNGHNVGRVTQIIGSTFDVEFPVDRLPSIYNAVKISSEHKGIKVALTGEVQQHLGGGRVRCVALGSTDGMIRGQECLDTGKPVTVPVGKATLGRVFNLLGDPIDGRGEVQADERWSIHRDAPPVTDLSTKTELFETGIKVIDLLTPFVRGGKAGLFGGAGLGKTVILTELIARIASAHGGYSVFAGVGERTREGTDLWLEMQEAKIGDTGRSVIEQTCMVFGQMNEPPGARLRVALSALTMAEYFRDTTGADTLLFVDNIFRFSQAGSEVSALLGRMPSAVGYQPTLATEMGALQERIASTNKGAITSVQAVYVPADDPTDPAPATAFGNLDAFLYLERSISEKGIYPAVDPLASSSRILDPQYVGERHYAVARRVQRTLQRYRELQDIIAILGIDELSEQDKLVVHRARRMERFLSQPFLVAEVFTGKPGEITNLDDTIRSFEEIAEGKWDHLPENAFMYVGPIEQAEEQAKKMAKK
- the atpG gene encoding ATP synthase F1 subunit gamma, which translates into the protein MAKARALDKRRKSIKNIRKITRTMELIATARFKKAMDRAAAATAYTKRITALVADLARTGLEVSHPLLEAREETKHAVLLVLTGNRGLCGGYNSNVQRVGMLRYHELKAAVPRVTLEVSGKRGISAFRFREVTPDRTYTHFEDKPSFDEVDVLANRYLEEYATGQFDRLVVAYTRFDGIARQVATVETLLPLGSLTGAEDQRDEQRSHVQYEFLPSAESILEEVVPTSFKVKLFKCFLDAAVSEQVARMVAMKAATENADKLIKQLSMTYNRARQSQITGEIMEVLGGVEALK
- the atpB gene encoding F0F1 ATP synthase subunit A, translated to MAEPILHIKDGYFFEVPKVLWRYHFESIDDVKEQYPFLVKAHPAATVADFNRGLSGKIIIPQPFATLENLHDKASGFAISKFMILEVVIGLVLVFVFSWLAQRIATGGPPRGKLWNLFESALLFVRDEVALPAMGKHDAERFTPLLWTMFFFVLFCNLFGLLPWLGAPTGAFAVTFGLACVTFATTLVSGIKQFGFVGFWLNLVPHMELPWWLVPLKMPIFAIELLSLVIKHIILSVRLLANMVAGHLVLLGILGLIAVAADRPSTAHWLMVAGISVTSSTLFSFLELFVAFLQAYVFTFLSALFIGAAVHHH
- the atpF gene encoding F0F1 ATP synthase subunit B, which gives rise to MIVCRLFLVAAALGWLSAVPALSTANAAQHGEAAHGGGEARHGAHFGQEDVDLDPSELKGDLAIFTFIVFLLLVGILWKFAWGPISQGLEKREQHIAEQIAAAERANAEAKQLLTDYEHKLASAQDEVRAIIEEARRDATHTQQGILAQARADAAAEMDRAKREIETAKDQALRELAETSANLAVELAGKVIRTQLDAHQHAQLVTEALSRFPAASPSRN
- the atpA gene encoding F0F1 ATP synthase subunit alpha translates to MKFNADEIASVLQQEIEQYESQIDVRDVGRVLEVGDGIARVYGLSGVMSGEMVEFPSGVNGLAFNLEEHSVGVIILGDFLSIHEGDEVKSTGRLLSVPVGDAVIGRVVDPLGNPLDGKGAIVTSERRPVEFMAPGIAGRQPVREPLQTGIKAIDAMTPIGRGQRELIIGDRKTGKTAIGIDAIINQRHSGVKCFYVAIGQKESTVAGVVEALRKHDAMDYTTVVMAGASDPAPLQYVAAYAGTAMAEFFMYNGQHALIIYDDLSKQAVAYRQLSLLMRRPPGREAYPGDVFYCHSRLLERSAKLSDALGGGSLTSLPIIETLEGEVSAYIPTNVISITDGQIYLQPDLFFAGQRPAMNAGISVSRVGGAAQIPAMKKVAGGLRLDLASFRELEAFAQLGTDLDAATQARLDRGYRMIELLKQGQYQPMDVIDEVLSIYAGTRGHLDKIPREQVAEWERGFLLYIHDQRSEIRKKIADTKKLDDDTAAALEAAIAEFQRQFSGKKQEVAAKV
- the atpH gene encoding ATP synthase F1 subunit delta, with product MAEDPYLASSLVDHDIDVGAYHIGMVYGKALLAATEKAGNTEEVLAELDQLIELLARQPKIDNVMASGMIASDQKVAMVERVFAGRVTPTFLNFLKVVVDHGRGGFLRAMRRAVRDLRDQQQGRVRVQVTTATPLDGELTERIHNQLKSMLGGEPVLTKKVDPDLIGGLVFRVGDTVYDGSVVTRLTRVRSQMIDRSIHEIQRRRDRVSPPAGN
- the larE gene encoding ATP-dependent sacrificial sulfur transferase LarE; the protein is MTQLGRAETSPGELPAELAVKRDRLVELLGRCGSCAVAFSGGVDSAVVAKAAQLALGDRAVAVTAKSASLAEGELDAARELAHQIGIRHQVIETEEFDNVDYLRNAPDRCFHCKTELYTQLEGLTEELGVQVVVNGANLDDRGDYRPGMIAARQHGVHSPLVECELSKAEVRQLAAHWGLPVWDKPASPCLSSRIAYGQNVTPERVAMIDRAEQFLREAGFRELRVRYHGDDMARIEVPLDELPRLAEPELRESLVAHLRRLGFKYVTLDLEGFRSGNLNQVIGVDQLQVLRR
- a CDS encoding DUF4870 domain-containing protein, translated to MDEQTNPYGAPQAAVEPTATSALPDKDVRMWAMLCHLSALSLYFTGLGFILGPLIVWLVKKDDHPLIDDQGKESLNFEISMLIYYVIAGLSIFCFIGIALLPLLHILHIVFIIVASVRANNGDAYRYPLTIRLIK
- a CDS encoding DUF4912 domain-containing protein codes for the protein MTAETLSNKSVKDLAQMAKRRGIHGWHTMRKEQLVKALVRLAARAARNGAAQAKNGHSKPAVRRSPVAIAVAKSNGRSHAARPKPRNPQIARKLAEAKAKLMNDKDLSDEANGNGAVKDRLVVMVRGPFWLHACWQVCRHSVTRAQAALGQEWHAARPVLRLYEVTVGTTTSSAERPVRDIEVHGGVNDWYIDVKNPPQSYRVDVGYLAPGGKFFVLARSNTVTTPKAGASDAIDENWSEVAENFDKIFAMSGGYEPHTAGELQQLFEERLRRPMGSPMVTQYGAGIADMLLRKRGFHFELDAELLVFGSTEPNAHVTLQGEPVKLRPDGTFTMRFSLPNCRQVIPAVAASHDGFEQRTIVLAVERNTKAMEPLLRDTSNE